A window from Rhizosphaericola mali encodes these proteins:
- a CDS encoding malectin domain-containing carbohydrate-binding protein has product MLLVLPIQNVFAQNKTIREDFLLNNGWKTNMDENDSTKYNSFKDIGYNAKNWKTISVPHNWDDYYGYRRITHGNLHGYAWYRLNFEIKNPNKRKRYFLRFEGVSSYASIWLNGKYIGKHNGGRTSFSLDVSDAINYNGKENIVAVKVAHLAMIRDLPWVCGGCSDERGFSEGSQPMGIFRPVHLEVTDPIRVEPFGIHIWNKENKLGSQAEILSTVEIHNYGNIPQKIEVVDQLIDESKTVVATAKQNKTLSSKENSIINFDPIVLKKFHLWSLENPYLYQLKTEIFSNGKLVDIVYTDYGIRYVSWPVNNKGSKQFLLNEKPVFINGIAEYEHLLGGSHAFTKEEIKSRVEQIKAAGFNAFRDAHQPHNLEYQYYWNHDGILWWPQFSAHIWFDNPTFKENFKSLLKDWIKERRNDPSVVTWGLQNESRLPKEFAKECMAIIHEMDPTSFNQRMINTCNGGEGTDWDVPQNWSGTYGGDPNQYGEELKKELLVGEYGAWRSIDLYKSSNMSQNGKYNEDDMTDLIELKVRKAESVKDSVCGHFFWLYNSHDNPGRVQGGEGMREVDRIGPVNYKGLMTSWGEPLDVYYMFRSNYVDAKSDPMVYIASHNWPDRFEKAQNATIKVYSNCDEVELFNDTKTISFGKKKNSGIKGYHFEWDNIFVKYNVLYAKGYVNGKVVCEDVILLHYLPNSPNYKDLQTKDELITNDSKDLHYIYRVNCGGDQYIDHNGNKWDADINYSNETNWGSISWATKFKELNPVFASQREISDPIKGTQDWSLFQTYRYGKQALEYRFPLADGNYTVELYFVEPWFGKGGNKDAKGWRLFDVAANGVVLEKNIDIWNEVGFARALKKSYTVNVKSGLLRLNFPNIEAGQAVISAIAISSKNSTMRSLMSTSNYFEFKNQSDSAFFTIRNWLSTNTKPYLDDHKIISGLPYYLYGAEWLQTKNICKNAPLDLVLKDSADVYVAIDSSNKSTLPILQKFEKLPELIRFISDSSIGKSTVYRRRMAKGDSLYFKQSNEVFVSAQPITNILPAYDLKAVTAYKATDALFSNGNWKGISFNKKNVLQSQYRGNDTLIFNFHTGVADIYSLTLKYSNMTDKKLFGKLILENTSNTVLKVEEIILDFTKEGKWSLIETNSDSMINAGDYKFKLVTNDANGLVISGIEIR; this is encoded by the coding sequence ATGCTGCTGGTTTTGCCAATTCAAAATGTCTTTGCCCAAAATAAAACGATTCGTGAAGACTTCCTATTAAACAATGGATGGAAAACCAATATGGATGAAAACGATAGTACCAAATACAATTCTTTTAAAGATATTGGGTATAATGCTAAAAATTGGAAAACCATTTCTGTTCCACATAATTGGGATGACTACTATGGATATAGACGCATTACGCATGGTAATCTTCACGGATATGCTTGGTATAGACTAAATTTTGAAATAAAGAATCCTAATAAACGAAAACGTTATTTTCTTCGTTTCGAAGGCGTTAGTTCTTATGCAAGTATTTGGTTAAATGGAAAGTATATAGGCAAACATAATGGAGGACGTACAAGTTTTTCCTTGGATGTTTCGGATGCAATTAACTACAATGGAAAAGAAAATATAGTTGCAGTGAAGGTCGCTCATCTAGCTATGATTAGAGATCTTCCTTGGGTGTGTGGTGGATGTTCAGATGAAAGGGGATTTTCTGAAGGATCCCAACCTATGGGGATATTTCGTCCGGTACATTTAGAAGTTACGGATCCTATTCGAGTAGAACCTTTTGGAATTCATATTTGGAATAAGGAAAACAAACTAGGCAGTCAAGCTGAAATTTTGTCAACGGTAGAAATTCACAACTATGGAAATATTCCTCAAAAAATAGAAGTAGTTGACCAACTGATAGATGAAAGCAAAACAGTAGTTGCAACCGCAAAACAAAATAAAACACTATCATCTAAAGAAAATTCGATTATAAATTTTGACCCAATTGTATTGAAAAAATTTCACTTGTGGTCTTTAGAAAATCCTTATTTATACCAATTAAAAACGGAGATCTTTTCTAATGGAAAATTGGTAGATATCGTTTATACAGACTATGGTATTAGATATGTGTCTTGGCCTGTAAATAATAAAGGAAGTAAACAATTTTTACTCAATGAAAAACCTGTTTTTATCAATGGTATTGCCGAATATGAGCATCTTTTGGGTGGAAGTCACGCATTTACAAAGGAAGAAATAAAATCCCGAGTTGAGCAAATTAAAGCGGCCGGATTTAATGCTTTCAGAGATGCACATCAACCACATAATTTGGAATATCAGTACTATTGGAATCATGATGGTATTCTTTGGTGGCCACAGTTTTCTGCGCATATCTGGTTTGATAATCCAACATTCAAAGAGAATTTTAAATCATTATTGAAAGATTGGATTAAGGAGCGTCGTAATGATCCTTCCGTAGTAACTTGGGGTTTACAAAATGAAAGTCGTCTTCCAAAAGAATTTGCAAAAGAATGTATGGCTATCATTCATGAAATGGATCCTACATCTTTCAATCAGCGTATGATAAACACTTGTAATGGTGGAGAAGGTACTGATTGGGATGTTCCGCAAAACTGGAGTGGTACTTATGGTGGTGACCCTAATCAATATGGAGAGGAGTTAAAAAAAGAATTATTGGTTGGAGAGTATGGTGCATGGCGTTCTATCGATTTGTATAAGTCTTCAAATATGTCTCAAAATGGAAAATACAATGAAGACGATATGACGGATCTCATTGAATTGAAAGTTAGAAAAGCTGAATCTGTAAAAGATAGCGTATGCGGACATTTCTTTTGGTTATACAATTCGCATGATAATCCGGGTAGAGTACAAGGAGGAGAGGGTATGAGAGAAGTTGATCGTATAGGTCCTGTCAACTATAAAGGTTTGATGACATCTTGGGGAGAGCCTTTAGATGTATATTATATGTTTCGTTCCAATTATGTTGATGCTAAAAGCGATCCAATGGTCTATATCGCCTCGCACAATTGGCCAGATCGATTTGAAAAAGCTCAAAATGCAACTATAAAAGTATATTCGAATTGTGATGAAGTAGAACTTTTCAATGATACCAAAACCATTTCATTTGGGAAAAAGAAAAATTCGGGTATTAAAGGTTATCATTTTGAATGGGACAATATTTTTGTGAAATACAATGTGCTTTACGCCAAAGGTTATGTCAATGGAAAAGTAGTATGTGAAGATGTTATTTTGTTACACTATTTGCCCAATTCTCCAAACTATAAGGATTTGCAAACTAAAGATGAGTTAATTACAAATGACTCCAAAGATCTGCATTATATTTATAGGGTCAACTGTGGCGGCGACCAATATATAGATCATAATGGTAACAAATGGGACGCGGATATCAATTATAGTAATGAAACAAATTGGGGCTCGATTTCTTGGGCTACAAAATTTAAAGAATTAAATCCTGTATTTGCTAGTCAGCGTGAAATAAGCGATCCAATAAAAGGAACGCAAGATTGGAGTCTTTTTCAAACATATCGTTATGGAAAACAAGCATTGGAATATCGTTTTCCTTTAGCTGATGGCAACTATACAGTTGAATTGTATTTTGTAGAACCATGGTTTGGAAAAGGAGGAAACAAGGATGCAAAAGGCTGGAGGCTTTTTGATGTAGCGGCAAACGGTGTAGTTCTTGAAAAAAACATCGATATATGGAACGAAGTTGGTTTTGCTAGAGCATTAAAGAAATCCTATACTGTAAATGTAAAAAGTGGTTTATTACGTTTGAATTTTCCGAATATAGAAGCCGGACAGGCAGTTATCTCAGCTATAGCGATTTCATCCAAAAATAGCACTATGCGATCACTTATGTCTACTTCCAATTATTTTGAGTTTAAAAATCAAAGTGATTCTGCATTCTTCACAATTAGAAATTGGCTTTCAACAAATACAAAACCCTACTTGGATGATCATAAAATAATTAGTGGCTTACCATATTATTTGTATGGGGCAGAATGGTTACAAACAAAGAACATATGCAAAAATGCACCTTTGGATCTTGTTCTTAAAGATTCTGCTGATGTATATGTAGCGATTGATTCGAGCAATAAATCGACTCTTCCAATATTGCAGAAATTTGAAAAATTGCCTGAATTGATTCGTTTTATTTCGGATAGTAGTATTGGTAAGTCAACAGTTTATAGACGAAGGATGGCAAAGGGTGATAGTTTGTATTTTAAACAGAGCAATGAGGTTTTCGTTAGTGCACAACCAATTACAAATATTTTGCCTGCTTACGATTTGAAAGCTGTAACTGCTTACAAAGCAACCGATGCCTTATTTAGTAATGGAAATTGGAAGGGAATTTCTTTTAATAAGAAAAATGTTCTTCAATCACAATATAGGGGAAACGATACCTTGATTTTCAATTTTCACACAGGTGTTGCGGATATTTATTCTTTGACTTTGAAATATTCCAATATGACAGATAAAAAACTTTTTGGAAAACTTATATTAGAAAATACTTCCAATACAGTTCTGAAAGTTGAAGAAATTATATTGGACTTCACAAAAGAAGGAAAATGGAGCTTAATAGAAACAAATTCCGATAGCATGATTAATGCTGGAGACTATAAGTTTAAGTTAGTGACAAATGATGCGAATGGGCTTGTAATATCTGGGATTGAAATTAGATGA
- a CDS encoding glycosyl hydrolase family 95 catalytic domain-containing protein — protein MQNGLLWYDKPAKQWTDALPIGNGRLGAMIFGDPQLEHLQFNESTLWTGEPNNNARKGAYKYLPKIRELFANGKQKEAEDLAQKEFMGIRINEEHYDDQCIVWLKNVRKDTTQYLNNTTLYKNKIQLPMLNGWEKEGLDGVDGAIWFRVEFNLPKSLLGKDLKLYLGKIRDDDYAYINGHLVGETKGQLAKREYIVSSKILKEGINTVHIQVINWNDKGGFNGTKDGRKLFVLFPIENSRDIISLGNLWSYTIQNQDVPAFPKYEADYQPFGDIYFRFPSTNNVINYKRSLDIEQSLANVRFEENGIEYKRTYFASNPDQTIVAHFTADKKKSISFSTVVNSPHKSINIKADRGNLLQMTVKVKNGKLWGVANLYVKTKEGSIKVDGDSILVRDADEASVYLVAATNYIAYDDISGDPVKLCTKYWDKLNKKSYKTILSDHITDYQKLYKKFSIGFGSETFPNVSLSTDQRILQYSVSKDPNLIALYAQYGRYLLIASSRENSPLPANLQGIWNDQLNPSWGSKYTTNINLEMNYWPADPLNLSSCETPLFNMIQDLTKTGSVVAKEHYNLDGWVLHHNTDIWKATAPINASNHGIWVTGSAWLCQAIWDHFLFTRDTALLRKMYPAIKDATIFYIGFLVKDSKTDFLISTPSNSPEHGGLVAGPTMDHQMIRSLFKNYLAASKVLGIVDLDLDDRLVVQLPLIAPNKIGKYGQLQEWMDDVDDPKDQHRHISHIWGVFPGTDISYKDSSMMNAAKVSMNMRGDSGTGWSTAWKLNVWARMKDGNHALKMIDLLLSPADREGLPERGGIYRNMMDAHPPFQIDGNFGGPAGIAEMLVQSQNDYIELLPALPDSLSSGFVNGVKARGDVELNVAWKLHRLSKLVVKATDNGKYAFVYKGKMLTLNLLANKPYDVDILKFAN, from the coding sequence GTGCAAAATGGACTTCTTTGGTATGATAAACCAGCCAAACAATGGACAGACGCTTTGCCTATTGGTAATGGTCGACTTGGGGCAATGATATTTGGAGATCCACAACTAGAGCATTTGCAGTTTAATGAATCTACATTATGGACAGGTGAACCCAATAATAACGCTAGAAAAGGAGCCTACAAATATCTACCAAAAATAAGAGAACTATTTGCAAATGGGAAACAAAAAGAAGCCGAAGATCTTGCACAAAAAGAGTTTATGGGGATCCGTATTAATGAAGAGCATTACGATGATCAATGTATCGTTTGGTTAAAGAATGTAAGAAAAGATACTACCCAATATCTTAATAATACTACTCTATACAAAAATAAGATTCAACTTCCGATGCTTAATGGTTGGGAAAAGGAAGGACTGGATGGAGTGGATGGTGCGATTTGGTTTCGGGTGGAATTCAATTTGCCTAAATCCTTATTGGGAAAAGATTTGAAATTGTATCTTGGCAAAATAAGAGATGATGATTATGCATACATCAATGGACATCTTGTTGGTGAAACAAAAGGGCAACTTGCTAAAAGAGAATATATAGTTTCCTCTAAAATTTTAAAGGAGGGAATCAATACTGTCCATATCCAAGTCATAAATTGGAATGACAAAGGTGGTTTTAATGGAACTAAGGACGGCAGAAAATTATTTGTACTATTCCCAATAGAGAACAGTAGAGATATCATTTCTTTAGGGAATTTGTGGTCATATACTATCCAAAATCAAGATGTTCCAGCGTTTCCTAAATATGAAGCAGATTATCAACCTTTTGGAGATATTTATTTTCGGTTTCCATCAACTAATAATGTAATTAATTATAAGCGAAGTTTAGATATTGAGCAATCGTTAGCAAATGTTCGTTTTGAAGAAAATGGAATTGAATATAAGCGAACTTATTTTGCTAGTAATCCTGACCAAACAATCGTTGCTCATTTTACTGCAGACAAGAAAAAAAGTATTAGTTTTTCGACTGTTGTAAACAGTCCTCATAAATCTATCAATATAAAAGCCGATAGGGGAAATTTACTTCAAATGACTGTAAAGGTAAAGAATGGAAAATTATGGGGAGTCGCTAATCTATATGTCAAAACAAAAGAAGGTTCTATTAAAGTTGATGGTGATTCTATACTAGTTCGAGATGCAGATGAAGCATCGGTTTATTTAGTAGCGGCAACTAACTATATAGCTTACGATGATATTTCAGGAGACCCAGTAAAATTATGTACAAAATACTGGGATAAACTCAATAAAAAGTCATACAAAACCATTCTTTCTGATCATATTACCGATTATCAAAAACTGTACAAAAAGTTTTCAATAGGATTTGGTTCTGAGACTTTCCCCAATGTTAGTTTATCAACTGATCAACGCATTTTGCAATATAGTGTTTCAAAAGATCCCAATTTAATTGCGTTGTATGCGCAATATGGTCGTTACTTGTTGATTGCTTCTTCACGCGAAAACTCGCCTCTGCCTGCAAATTTACAAGGAATTTGGAATGATCAACTCAATCCTTCGTGGGGTAGCAAGTACACTACCAATATCAATTTGGAAATGAATTACTGGCCTGCCGATCCTTTAAATTTATCGAGTTGTGAGACACCTTTGTTCAACATGATTCAAGATTTGACAAAAACGGGAAGTGTAGTTGCAAAAGAACATTATAATTTGGATGGCTGGGTATTACATCATAATACAGATATTTGGAAAGCTACGGCTCCCATCAACGCTTCTAATCATGGTATTTGGGTTACCGGTTCTGCTTGGCTTTGTCAAGCTATTTGGGATCATTTTCTTTTTACTCGAGATACTGCATTGTTACGTAAAATGTATCCAGCCATCAAAGATGCAACTATATTTTACATCGGATTTTTAGTAAAAGATTCCAAAACGGATTTTTTGATTAGTACCCCGTCCAATTCTCCAGAACATGGTGGCTTGGTTGCTGGCCCTACAATGGATCATCAGATGATAAGAAGTCTTTTTAAAAATTATCTTGCAGCCTCTAAAGTATTGGGTATTGTAGACCTTGATTTAGATGATAGGCTTGTCGTACAATTACCGCTAATTGCCCCAAATAAAATTGGAAAATATGGTCAATTACAAGAATGGATGGATGATGTTGATGATCCTAAAGATCAACATCGCCATATTTCACATATCTGGGGCGTCTTTCCTGGGACAGATATTAGTTATAAAGATAGTTCAATGATGAATGCTGCGAAAGTTTCTATGAATATGCGTGGTGATAGTGGCACGGGTTGGAGTACGGCATGGAAACTTAACGTTTGGGCTAGAATGAAAGATGGTAATCATGCATTGAAAATGATTGATTTATTGCTTTCTCCTGCAGACCGAGAAGGACTTCCGGAAAGAGGTGGTATCTATCGCAATATGATGGATGCTCATCCTCCATTTCAAATTGACGGTAACTTTGGTGGCCCTGCTGGTATTGCCGAGATGCTGGTTCAGAGTCAGAATGACTATATTGAACTATTACCTGCATTACCAGATTCTCTATCATCAGGTTTTGTCAACGGTGTTAAAGCTAGGGGAGATGTTGAGCTGAATGTCGCATGGAAACTACATAGGCTATCGAAATTAGTAGTGAAGGCGACAGATAATGGAAAATATGCATTTGTTTATAAAGGAAAAATGCTAACTTTAAATTTGTTAGCGAATAAGCCATATGATGTCGATATTTTAAAATTTGCAAATTAA
- a CDS encoding glycoside hydrolase family 28 protein produces MFRFLNIVIISLITSIVSAQGYYDVTKYGIPNDSTFVGKNAIDNIIQKAVQKGGGTIYFPAGKYLTGSIKLESNITIFIDAGAELHFSDDFDNYIPMVPSRWEGTTVINFSPFFYAYKAKNITITGRGLIDGHGRNWWNYSEGFDDKKPKSKWENTFFENNKNVLAPPDSKWLKRGFLRPPFIQPMYCENVLIEGITIQNSPFWTVNPEFCKNVTVRSVTINNPHSPNTDGINPESCSYVHISDCHISVGDDCITIKSGKDEDGRKQAAPAEDYVITNCTMLSGHGGVVIGSEMSGGVRNIAISNCIFDGTDRGIRIKSTRGRGGVVENIRVDNIIMHNIKQQAFVLDTRYAKSTIGPVSERTPIFRNIHISNVTANTKDAVFINGLEEMPIEDVSFSNIHLEAENGFDIHYSKNISLNNVFFSGVKTSLVKIENSSDIDLKYLKLEKSTEEKPWVSAINVDGLFIDGCRPKKGTKTFLQLSGKTTSNIGFGTNDFRNVSQVVVKDYDVKKDAILK; encoded by the coding sequence ATGTTTAGATTTTTGAATATTGTAATTATAAGTTTGATTACGTCAATTGTATCCGCTCAAGGGTACTATGATGTGACCAAATATGGCATTCCTAATGATAGCACTTTTGTAGGTAAAAATGCAATCGACAATATCATCCAAAAAGCGGTTCAAAAAGGTGGAGGAACAATTTATTTTCCTGCAGGCAAATACTTAACAGGTTCCATCAAATTAGAAAGTAACATTACAATATTTATTGATGCAGGAGCGGAATTACATTTTAGTGATGATTTTGATAACTATATTCCTATGGTACCTTCTCGTTGGGAAGGGACGACAGTTATTAATTTTTCTCCTTTTTTCTATGCATACAAAGCTAAAAATATTACTATTACTGGAAGAGGTTTGATTGATGGACATGGGCGTAATTGGTGGAATTATTCGGAAGGTTTTGATGATAAAAAACCAAAATCCAAATGGGAAAATACTTTTTTCGAAAACAACAAAAATGTATTAGCTCCACCAGACTCCAAATGGTTAAAACGTGGTTTTTTACGTCCGCCATTTATACAGCCAATGTATTGTGAAAATGTATTGATAGAAGGTATCACAATTCAAAATTCTCCGTTTTGGACGGTCAATCCTGAGTTTTGCAAAAATGTAACTGTTCGTTCTGTTACGATTAACAATCCACATTCTCCTAATACGGATGGCATCAATCCGGAATCTTGTAGTTATGTTCATATTTCAGATTGTCATATCAGTGTTGGTGATGATTGTATTACTATAAAATCTGGAAAGGATGAGGACGGACGTAAACAAGCAGCTCCTGCAGAAGACTATGTTATTACGAATTGTACGATGCTTTCAGGGCATGGCGGTGTTGTAATCGGAAGTGAAATGTCAGGTGGTGTACGAAATATTGCTATTTCCAATTGTATTTTTGATGGTACGGATCGTGGTATTCGCATCAAATCGACTAGAGGTCGCGGTGGTGTAGTGGAGAATATCAGAGTAGACAATATCATTATGCACAACATCAAGCAACAAGCATTTGTTTTGGATACGCGTTACGCAAAATCAACAATTGGACCGGTATCGGAGCGCACACCTATTTTTAGAAACATTCACATTTCTAATGTTACTGCCAATACTAAAGATGCGGTATTCATCAACGGTTTGGAAGAAATGCCAATTGAGGATGTTTCATTTTCCAATATACATTTGGAAGCGGAAAACGGTTTTGATATTCATTATTCTAAAAATATTTCTTTAAACAACGTATTTTTTTCAGGTGTAAAAACTTCATTAGTTAAAATAGAAAATAGTTCGGATATTGATTTGAAGTATTTAAAACTAGAAAAATCCACCGAGGAAAAGCCTTGGGTAAGCGCTATTAATGTTGATGGTTTGTTCATTGACGGTTGCCGACCTAAAAAAGGAACTAAAACCTTTCTTCAACTTTCAGGAAAGACGACTTCCAATATAGGTTTTGGAACTAATGATTTTAGAAATGTTTCGCAAGTTGTCGTAAAAGACTATGATGTAAAAAAAGATGCCATCCTTAAATAA
- a CDS encoding alpha-d-galacturonidase yields the protein MFSKSTIRSIFVFALLLFVFQNIFGQSNSEWKTSDVSIVIPTNTHPRIKFAAELLSNELRNCGYKPTILVEGSKLNKKNITLVLAAQGTNLSNTTKEKYNLSLDTTTYKEGFAIKNRENIYLLDGVDTSGIFYGSLAIVDSLKLNKKLPTRISFADHPKMVMRAACIGLQKATYLPGRDVYEYPYTEQTFPWFYDKKLWTKVLDSLAENRMNALFLWNGHPFSSLVKLKDYPYALEVDDATFAKNEEIFKFLTEEADKRGIWIIQAFYNILIPKPFAEKHNLTTQDRNRPIIPIIADYTQKSIAAFVAKYPHVGLCVTLGEAMEGVGQDDIDWFTKTIIPGVKDGLAQLGTDEVPPIILRAHDTDAPSVMKAAMPLYPNLYTMAKFNGEALTTYEPRGCWAELHRTLSTIGTVQIENVHILANLEPFRYASDDFIQKSVQGMHRIYGANGIHIYPQASYWDWPYSADNADGKRLLQIDRDWLWYKQWSRYAWNDNRKRSDEVRYWGGLLASKFGCDVQQGENILMAYEASGEIAPKLLRRFGITDGNRQTLTLGMLMTQLINPYRYGLFDLLYDSESPEGEKIIEYAEKDWKGQPHIGETPKQIIKEVVEEGDAAVAFVDKAQPYITKDKDEFERVRNDMYCYQALAKHYATKAEAAILVLRYKYSNNIKDLEAALPYLEKSVAYYKQLVDLTKNTYLYANSMQTKQRKIPIRGVDATFKTWKEVLVPFEAELNHFKKAINSLKNNSAKSVAKVVALQNASVKLLNQKDNWYIVGSSNANPFSDLTTNIVTYAKELKGVKGLQLSNQSQIKRGTSISFQSDQPVKILVGFFNKKDSLLSKAPELETDASANNYGQAETAIANALYLKDFPNVNVHVYSFPAGENTLKLSKGAALILGFVNGNQEIVKYDAGISEKGISKEIDWLFE from the coding sequence ATGTTTTCTAAATCTACAATACGATCTATTTTTGTTTTTGCACTATTGTTATTTGTTTTTCAGAATATTTTTGGACAGTCAAATAGTGAATGGAAAACATCTGATGTTTCTATTGTGATCCCAACTAATACACATCCAAGAATTAAGTTTGCAGCTGAACTTTTATCAAATGAATTGCGTAATTGTGGCTACAAACCGACAATCCTAGTCGAAGGAAGCAAACTAAATAAGAAAAATATAACTTTAGTATTGGCAGCTCAAGGCACCAACTTGTCCAATACTACGAAAGAAAAATATAATTTAAGTCTTGATACGACCACATATAAGGAAGGTTTTGCTATAAAGAATAGAGAAAATATTTACCTTCTTGATGGTGTGGATACTTCTGGCATTTTTTACGGAAGTTTAGCCATAGTTGATAGTCTTAAATTAAACAAAAAACTTCCTACCCGTATCTCCTTTGCTGATCATCCAAAAATGGTTATGAGAGCGGCTTGTATTGGATTACAAAAAGCCACATATTTACCGGGAAGAGATGTTTACGAATATCCATATACAGAACAAACTTTTCCTTGGTTTTATGATAAAAAACTTTGGACAAAAGTATTGGATTCGCTGGCTGAAAATCGGATGAATGCTTTGTTTCTTTGGAATGGACATCCATTTTCATCTTTGGTTAAGCTAAAAGATTATCCTTATGCTTTGGAGGTAGACGATGCTACTTTTGCCAAAAATGAAGAAATATTTAAGTTTCTAACAGAAGAAGCAGATAAGAGAGGTATTTGGATTATACAGGCTTTTTACAATATTCTTATACCCAAACCATTTGCAGAAAAGCATAATCTAACGACGCAAGACAGAAATCGCCCTATTATTCCAATAATAGCCGACTATACACAAAAATCCATTGCTGCATTCGTGGCTAAATATCCACATGTTGGACTATGTGTGACTCTAGGTGAAGCGATGGAAGGTGTTGGACAAGATGATATTGATTGGTTTACTAAAACTATTATTCCTGGTGTAAAAGATGGTTTAGCCCAATTGGGAACTGACGAAGTGCCACCAATTATTTTGCGAGCACATGACACAGATGCGCCTTCTGTTATGAAGGCTGCTATGCCATTGTATCCTAATTTATATACAATGGCAAAATTTAATGGCGAAGCTTTGACGACTTACGAGCCAAGAGGTTGTTGGGCAGAGTTACATCGTACCCTAAGTACTATTGGAACAGTACAGATCGAAAATGTACACATTTTAGCAAATCTGGAACCTTTTAGATATGCTTCCGATGATTTTATCCAAAAAAGTGTACAAGGAATGCATCGCATTTATGGTGCAAATGGTATTCATATTTATCCGCAAGCGTCTTATTGGGATTGGCCTTATAGTGCTGACAATGCAGATGGAAAAAGATTGTTGCAGATAGATCGTGATTGGCTTTGGTACAAACAATGGAGCCGTTACGCTTGGAACGATAACCGTAAGCGTAGTGATGAAGTTAGATATTGGGGTGGGTTGTTGGCGTCCAAATTTGGTTGTGATGTACAACAAGGTGAAAATATTTTAATGGCTTACGAGGCCTCTGGAGAAATTGCCCCCAAACTATTACGCCGTTTTGGAATCACGGATGGTAATAGACAAACCTTGACGTTGGGAATGTTGATGACGCAACTTATCAATCCTTATAGGTATGGTTTGTTTGATTTGCTTTATGATTCTGAAAGTCCAGAAGGTGAAAAAATAATTGAGTACGCAGAGAAGGACTGGAAAGGTCAACCTCATATTGGAGAAACGCCCAAACAAATTATAAAAGAAGTTGTAGAAGAGGGTGATGCGGCAGTGGCATTTGTTGATAAAGCACAGCCATATATCACGAAGGATAAAGACGAATTTGAACGCGTTCGTAATGATATGTATTGTTATCAAGCCTTGGCAAAGCACTATGCAACAAAAGCAGAAGCTGCAATTTTGGTTTTACGATATAAGTATTCTAACAATATTAAGGACTTAGAAGCTGCACTTCCTTATTTAGAAAAGAGCGTTGCTTACTATAAACAATTGGTTGACTTAACAAAAAATACTTATTTGTATGCTAATAGTATGCAGACCAAACAACGTAAGATTCCAATAAGAGGTGTCGATGCTACATTCAAAACATGGAAAGAAGTGCTTGTGCCATTTGAAGCGGAGTTGAACCATTTTAAAAAAGCTATAAATTCTCTTAAAAATAATAGTGCTAAGTCAGTCGCAAAAGTTGTAGCGTTGCAAAATGCAAGTGTTAAACTACTAAATCAAAAAGACAATTGGTACATTGTCGGCTCCAGTAATGCAAATCCTTTCTCGGACTTGACAACGAATATCGTAACTTATGCAAAAGAACTGAAAGGGGTAAAAGGGCTTCAATTATCAAATCAGAGCCAGATAAAAAGGGGAACTTCAATAAGTTTTCAAAGTGATCAACCAGTAAAAATATTGGTAGGGTTTTTCAACAAAAAAGATTCTTTGTTGAGTAAAGCTCCCGAATTGGAAACAGATGCTAGCGCCAATAATTATGGACAAGCCGAAACGGCGATTGCCAATGCATTGTATTTGAAAGATTTTCCCAACGTAAATGTTCATGTATATAGTTTTCCAGCAGGAGAAAATACACTGAAATTAAGTAAAGGAGCCGCTTTAATTCTTGGATTTGTAAATGGTAATCAAGAAATTGTCAAGTACGACGCTGGTATTTCTGAAAAAGGAATTTCAAAAGAAATTGACTGGCTTTTTGAATAA